In Akkermansia muciniphila, one DNA window encodes the following:
- the thiH gene encoding 2-iminoacetate synthase ThiH — MSFSEELNGLMDCPSPLVRRFMALLEPVDDARLEAMAQESRRLTRLHFGRTIRLFAPIYLSNECINNCKYCGFSRDNPIIRTTLTVDEVVQEARYLHGLGLRSILLVAGEHPKFVSDGYMQECLDALHSFIPSLGLEIGPLPDDRYAEIVRHGAEQLAVYQETYNREVYETLHTAGMKKNFNWRLDCPERAYQGGFRRIQIGALFGLSPWRREAMALAAHLDYLQKHCWKSALSVAFPRMRPYAGNYEYEPDPDLMLDDRHFVQLMAALRICFPRIGMSISTREPAPMRNALMHLGMTHMSAIARTEPGGYTGVGTAAAHLTVRGNRVDLPDDRKGHCKATEQFEISDQRTPEQVVGAIRNAGLEPVWKDWDAALDVV; from the coding sequence ATGTCTTTTTCTGAAGAATTAAACGGTTTGATGGATTGCCCTTCTCCTCTGGTGCGCCGTTTCATGGCGTTGCTGGAACCGGTTGACGACGCCCGCCTGGAGGCGATGGCGCAAGAGAGCCGGCGCCTGACGCGGCTGCATTTCGGCCGGACCATCCGCCTGTTCGCTCCCATTTACCTGTCCAACGAATGCATCAATAATTGCAAGTACTGCGGTTTTTCACGGGACAATCCCATTATCCGCACCACGCTTACGGTGGATGAAGTGGTGCAGGAGGCCCGTTACCTGCACGGCCTGGGGCTGCGCAGCATCCTGCTGGTGGCCGGGGAGCATCCCAAGTTCGTTTCCGACGGGTATATGCAGGAATGCCTGGACGCCCTGCATTCCTTTATTCCATCCCTGGGGCTGGAGATAGGGCCGTTGCCGGACGACCGTTATGCGGAGATCGTCCGCCACGGGGCGGAACAATTGGCCGTGTATCAGGAAACCTATAACCGGGAAGTTTATGAAACCCTGCATACGGCAGGGATGAAGAAAAATTTCAACTGGAGGCTGGATTGTCCGGAACGCGCCTATCAGGGCGGTTTCCGCCGCATTCAGATAGGAGCCCTGTTCGGGCTTTCGCCGTGGCGGCGGGAGGCCATGGCGCTTGCCGCCCATCTGGATTACCTGCAGAAGCATTGCTGGAAATCCGCGCTTTCCGTAGCGTTTCCTCGCATGCGCCCCTACGCCGGGAATTACGAATATGAACCTGATCCGGACTTGATGCTGGATGACCGCCATTTTGTCCAGCTCATGGCCGCCCTGCGCATCTGCTTCCCCAGGATAGGCATGTCCATCAGCACCCGTGAACCCGCGCCGATGAGGAATGCCCTGATGCATTTGGGTATGACTCACATGTCCGCTATTGCGCGCACGGAACCGGGAGGATACACGGGCGTGGGAACGGCTGCCGCCCATTTGACGGTGCGGGGCAACCGGGTGGATCTTCCCGATGACCGGAAAGGGCATTGCAAGGCGACGGAACAGTTTGAGATTTCCGACCAGCGCACACCGGAGCAGGTAGTCGGCGCCATACGGAATGCCGGGCTGGAGCCTGTCTGGAAAGACTGGGATGCCGCGCTGGATGTGGTGTAA